A window from Deinococcus arcticus encodes these proteins:
- a CDS encoding phage tail protein: protein MTATTRKDPLVAAYFSLQFDNKVVGAFREVTGLGSESQVVEYRATDDKGRPVLIREAGTMKYNDIVLKRGITDDMDMWAWRQQVEEGKMDEARRSGTITLYNQAGQPIAAWTFERAWPSKLNGPTYDAKSNEVAIEELTITHEGYRRVPVGG, encoded by the coding sequence ATGACCGCAACAACCCGTAAAGACCCCTTGGTGGCCGCCTACTTCAGCCTGCAGTTCGACAACAAGGTTGTGGGCGCCTTCCGTGAAGTCACCGGCCTGGGCAGCGAGTCCCAGGTGGTGGAGTACCGCGCCACCGACGACAAGGGCCGCCCTGTGCTGATCCGCGAAGCCGGCACCATGAAGTACAACGACATCGTGCTCAAGCGCGGCATCACCGACGACATGGACATGTGGGCCTGGCGTCAGCAGGTGGAAGAGGGCAAGATGGACGAGGCCCGCCGCAGCGGCACCATCACCCTGTACAACCAGGCCGGGCAGCCCATCGCCGCCTGGACCTTCGAGCGCGCCTGGCCCAGCAAACTCAACGGCCCCACCTACGACGCCAAGAGCAATGAGGTCGCCATTGAAGAGCTGACCATCACGCACGAAGGCTACAGACGCGTTCCCGTCGGCGGCTAA
- a CDS encoding eCIS core domain-containing protein, with protein sequence MAALPSPELPAPVRPSPMRPGPEPQAVRPDGRAADPSPSPQGQRPVRPPSEAAEARPVAPPTQAPRATRLDRPAPLVPRPAAPSRLGLPRAARPPTETALEEALDTALHRDGHGQPLAPSARAALAQTLGRAVDDVRVVQNVHVPAALKIARADGLTVGRTVFLAPDTRVDTPAGFALAAHEATHAIRHDQPTFVPQVLRRAGPGPTPQDEEAVALGTEHAVAREQRQTPPAPSAARLPGLPAPWEPMPGWDDPVGAPRPAAPGPRAEPLASSPPSLPAAPPPQPSVPAWAHAAASDRPHPGSPPPAAPASTPAVGRRVTAAPQVDLDQVAREIYARLRDRLGDELRRL encoded by the coding sequence GTGGCTGCGCTGCCCTCGCCAGAGTTGCCGGCACCCGTGCGGCCCTCACCCATGCGGCCCGGCCCGGAGCCGCAGGCGGTGCGACCGGACGGCCGGGCAGCCGATCCCTCGCCCAGCCCGCAGGGACAGCGGCCGGTGCGGCCTCCGTCAGAAGCGGCCGAGGCGCGCCCGGTGGCGCCGCCCACCCAGGCCCCGCGCGCCACCCGGCTGGACCGCCCGGCCCCGCTGGTGCCGCGCCCGGCCGCGCCCAGTCGCCTGGGCCTGCCCCGCGCCGCGCGGCCCCCCACCGAAACCGCGTTGGAAGAGGCGCTGGACACGGCCCTGCACCGCGACGGCCACGGCCAGCCGCTGGCGCCCAGCGCGAGGGCAGCGCTGGCACAGACCCTGGGCCGCGCGGTGGACGACGTGCGGGTGGTGCAAAACGTGCATGTGCCGGCGGCCCTGAAGATTGCCCGGGCCGACGGTCTGACCGTGGGCCGGACCGTCTTCCTGGCGCCCGACACCCGGGTGGATACCCCAGCGGGCTTCGCCCTGGCCGCCCACGAGGCCACCCACGCCATCCGCCACGACCAGCCCACCTTTGTGCCCCAGGTGCTGCGGCGGGCGGGGCCTGGCCCCACGCCCCAGGACGAGGAAGCTGTGGCCCTGGGCACCGAACACGCCGTGGCGCGGGAACAGCGCCAGACGCCGCCTGCCCCGTCGGCCGCGCGCCTGCCGGGACTGCCGGCTCCCTGGGAACCCATGCCGGGCTGGGATGATCCGGTGGGGGCTCCCCGGCCTGCCGCCCCCGGGCCACGGGCAGAGCCGCTGGCCTCTTCCCCCCCCTCGCTGCCCGCTGCCCCGCCGCCCCAGCCCAGTGTGCCCGCCTGGGCCCACGCGGCGGCCAGCGACCGACCTCATCCGGGCAGTCCGCCTCCAGCGGCTCCTGCCAGTACGCCGGCGGTGGGGCGCCGGGTCACAGCCGCGCCCCAGGTGGACCTGGATCAGGTGGCGCGGGAGATCTATGCCCGGCTGCGTGACCGCCTGGGCGACGAGTTGCGCCGGCTGTAA
- a CDS encoding sensor histidine kinase, translating into MTAPVLTPRARILIVDDQDAKRLGLAAALEPLGQEVVLVASGREALRHLLTEEFAVILLDVQMPDMDGFETARLIRSRRQTETTPIIFVTAHDRAEADMLGGYHLGAVDFIFSPVRAEVLRAKVNVFVELHLKTLTVQAHERRLRELESRQAQHELAKLWGAIAQSADPVMITSRDGRIEYVNSAFERVTGYSADEALGQTPALLNSGRQDAAFFEALWRTLLSGEVFRGEFINRRKGGGEYFEEKTITPIRDEAGHITHFVATSQDVTYRKQMEAELHALNASLEARVQERTAELEDVNSELEAYAYSISHDLRTPLRHIGSFADLLARSSAENLGDNGRRYLGIIQDGAVKMEALIDGLLDFARTGRSELRPQAIDLPRVVRELIAELPGAEAATWELGDLGTVCGDLLGVRQVLTNLLTNALKYAHPARPPRIEVWSQAGQGEQTVHVRDNGLGFDMTYAQRLFAVFQRLHTEAPGHGVGLAIVKRIVTRHGGRIWAESVEGQGSTFSFSLPCSEPPPP; encoded by the coding sequence ATGACCGCGCCCGTCCTCACGCCACGCGCCCGCATCCTGATTGTGGACGATCAGGACGCCAAGCGCCTGGGCCTGGCCGCTGCCCTGGAACCGCTGGGGCAGGAAGTGGTGCTGGTGGCCTCGGGCCGCGAAGCGCTGCGGCACCTGCTGACGGAAGAGTTCGCCGTGATCCTGCTGGACGTACAGATGCCGGACATGGACGGCTTTGAAACCGCCCGCCTGATTCGCAGCCGCCGCCAGACCGAAACCACCCCGATCATCTTTGTCACCGCCCATGACCGCGCCGAGGCCGACATGCTGGGCGGCTACCACCTGGGGGCAGTGGACTTTATCTTCTCGCCGGTGCGCGCCGAGGTGCTGCGGGCCAAGGTGAACGTGTTCGTGGAGCTGCACCTCAAGACCCTGACGGTGCAGGCGCACGAGCGGCGGCTGCGCGAACTGGAAAGCCGGCAGGCGCAGCACGAACTGGCCAAGCTGTGGGGCGCGATTGCCCAGTCGGCTGACCCCGTGATGATCACCAGCCGCGACGGCCGGATTGAATACGTGAACAGCGCCTTTGAGCGCGTGACCGGCTACAGCGCCGACGAAGCGCTGGGCCAGACGCCGGCCCTGCTCAATTCCGGGCGGCAGGACGCGGCCTTTTTCGAGGCCCTGTGGCGCACGCTGCTGTCCGGCGAGGTCTTCCGGGGCGAGTTCATCAACCGGCGCAAGGGCGGCGGCGAGTACTTTGAGGAAAAGACCATCACGCCCATCCGCGACGAGGCCGGGCACATCACCCACTTCGTGGCCACCAGCCAGGACGTGACCTACCGCAAGCAGATGGAAGCCGAACTGCACGCCCTGAACGCCTCGCTGGAAGCGCGGGTGCAGGAGCGCACCGCCGAGCTGGAGGACGTGAACAGCGAACTGGAAGCCTACGCCTACTCCATCTCGCATGACCTGCGCACGCCGCTGCGCCACATCGGGTCCTTTGCCGACCTGCTGGCCCGCTCCAGCGCCGAGAACCTGGGCGACAATGGGCGGCGCTACCTGGGCATCATTCAGGACGGCGCCGTGAAGATGGAAGCGCTGATTGACGGCCTGCTGGATTTTGCGCGCACCGGCCGCAGCGAACTGCGCCCCCAGGCCATTGACCTGCCCCGGGTGGTCCGCGAGCTGATCGCCGAGCTGCCCGGCGCCGAGGCCGCCACCTGGGAACTGGGTGACCTGGGCACCGTCTGCGGCGATCTGCTGGGTGTGCGCCAGGTGCTGACCAACCTGCTGACCAACGCCCTGAAGTACGCCCACCCCGCCCGGCCGCCCCGCATTGAGGTCTGGAGTCAGGCGGGCCAGGGCGAGCAGACCGTGCATGTGCGCGACAACGGCCTGGGCTTCGACATGACCTATGCCCAGCGCCTGTTCGCGGTCTTTCAGCGCCTGCACACCGAGGCGCCGGGTCACGGGGTGGGGCTGGCCATCGTCAAGCGCATTGTGACGCGCCACGGCGGGCGCATCTGGGCCGAGAGCGTGGAGGGCCAGGGCTCCACCTTCAGCTTCAGCCTGCCCTGCAGCGAGCCGCCGCCCCCCTGA
- a CDS encoding phage tail sheath family protein gives MAEYLSPGVYIEESQSGPRPIEGISTTTAAFVGFAPNGPANTPVFVANWQQFKETFGTLDASGTRNPFMEGAYLAQSVYAFFNNGGTRCYVVRLVPQQGDAGAGKRTVEAARPLQLPSRASKAVPSLSIVAKDGRQSDIQIEVLAPDPVKAQDGAKGKDAKGPQDPEEGPDGLFTLKVTRNDLTETFPNVSIGKKHPRAVAEVVNKESTLITIEEASSAGPLVERAPELGSYVLQADSNVIEQRREMKGQDFVGSVDGRSGIESLEIAEEVSMIAVPDLMSAYQAGMINADGVKAVQRALIDHCDRNANRIALLDTLPDLTPQQAMKWRTVDTNFDSSYAAMYYPWVKIEGPDGAPMVVPPSGFVAGIYARNDVERGVHKAPANETVRGILGPAIQVTKSEQDILNPVGVNCIREFPGMGVRVWGARTLSSNAQWRYVPVRRLFNYVEKSIERGTQWAVFEPNDENLWFRIRRDINSFLTSVWRDGALFGNTAREAFYVKCDSELNPPELRDRGVLQIEIGMAPVKPAEFIVFRFSQYAGGGQ, from the coding sequence ATGGCTGAATATCTGTCCCCAGGCGTTTACATCGAAGAGTCTCAGAGCGGCCCCCGGCCGATTGAGGGCATCAGCACCACCACGGCGGCGTTCGTGGGCTTCGCGCCCAATGGCCCGGCCAACACCCCGGTCTTTGTGGCCAACTGGCAGCAGTTCAAGGAAACCTTCGGGACCCTGGACGCCAGTGGCACGCGCAACCCCTTCATGGAAGGCGCGTACCTGGCCCAGAGCGTGTACGCGTTTTTCAACAACGGCGGCACGCGCTGCTACGTGGTTCGCCTGGTCCCCCAGCAGGGCGACGCCGGCGCTGGCAAGCGGACCGTGGAAGCGGCCCGGCCCCTGCAGCTGCCTTCGCGCGCCAGCAAGGCGGTGCCCAGCCTGAGCATCGTGGCCAAGGACGGCCGCCAGAGCGACATTCAGATTGAAGTGCTGGCCCCCGATCCGGTCAAGGCCCAGGACGGCGCCAAGGGCAAGGACGCCAAGGGTCCCCAGGACCCCGAAGAGGGCCCGGACGGCCTGTTCACCCTGAAAGTCACCCGCAACGACCTCACCGAGACGTTCCCCAACGTGTCCATTGGCAAGAAGCACCCGCGCGCCGTGGCTGAAGTGGTGAACAAGGAAAGCACCCTGATCACCATTGAGGAGGCCAGCAGCGCCGGGCCCCTCGTGGAGCGCGCCCCCGAGCTGGGCAGCTACGTGCTGCAGGCCGACAGCAACGTCATCGAGCAGCGCCGCGAGATGAAAGGGCAGGACTTCGTGGGCAGCGTGGATGGCCGCAGCGGCATCGAGAGCCTGGAAATTGCCGAAGAGGTCAGCATGATCGCCGTGCCCGACCTGATGAGCGCCTACCAGGCTGGCATGATCAATGCCGACGGCGTCAAGGCCGTGCAGCGCGCCCTGATTGACCACTGCGATCGCAACGCCAACCGCATCGCCCTGCTGGACACCCTGCCTGACCTGACCCCGCAGCAGGCCATGAAGTGGCGCACGGTGGACACCAACTTTGATTCCAGCTACGCCGCCATGTACTACCCCTGGGTCAAGATTGAAGGGCCCGACGGCGCGCCCATGGTCGTGCCGCCCAGCGGCTTCGTGGCCGGCATCTACGCCCGCAACGACGTGGAGCGCGGCGTGCACAAGGCGCCCGCCAACGAGACGGTGCGCGGCATTCTGGGGCCAGCCATTCAGGTCACCAAGAGCGAGCAGGACATTCTGAACCCGGTTGGCGTGAACTGCATCCGCGAATTCCCAGGCATGGGCGTGCGCGTATGGGGCGCCCGGACCCTGTCCAGCAACGCCCAGTGGCGCTACGTGCCGGTGCGCCGCCTGTTCAACTATGTGGAAAAGAGCATTGAACGCGGCACGCAGTGGGCCGTGTTCGAGCCGAACGACGAGAACCTGTGGTTCCGCATCCGCCGCGACATCAACTCCTTCCTGACCAGCGTGTGGCGCGACGGCGCGCTGTTTGGCAACACCGCCCGCGAAGCCTTCTATGTGAAGTGCGACAGCGAACTCAACCCCCCCGAACTGCGTGACCGTGGCGTCCTGCAGATCGAGATTGGGATGGCCCCGGTCAAGCCCGCCGAGTTCATTGTCTTCCGCTTCAGCCAGTACGCTGGCGGCGGACAGTAA
- a CDS encoding phage tail protein has protein sequence MSIKMATSAHYSRAGAGASFSASATVGVGGVSASASLSVRAQVKQPPVPTTPQKAAYNILSNHRYHVAIDGLEHAAFNEVSGLQIETETMDFIEGGVNDRVLRLPVRSKMGNITLKRGVVSGQQLLEWYLSVVGGYLDVRNVTIIVYQPNGSVLVRFELLQAYPVKWSGPQFAGSGDAVAVETLELAHAGFLQISR, from the coding sequence ATGAGTATCAAGATGGCAACCAGCGCGCACTACAGCCGGGCCGGCGCCGGCGCGTCGTTTAGCGCTTCGGCCACGGTGGGGGTTGGGGGCGTTTCGGCCTCGGCCAGCCTGAGCGTGCGCGCTCAGGTCAAGCAGCCCCCGGTGCCCACCACGCCGCAGAAAGCGGCCTACAACATCCTGTCCAATCACCGCTACCACGTGGCGATTGATGGCCTGGAACACGCGGCCTTCAATGAGGTCAGCGGGCTGCAAATCGAAACCGAGACGATGGATTTTATTGAGGGCGGGGTCAATGACCGCGTCCTGCGCCTGCCTGTGCGCAGCAAGATGGGCAACATCACCCTGAAGCGGGGTGTGGTTTCCGGCCAGCAGTTGCTGGAATGGTATCTGAGCGTCGTTGGCGGCTATCTGGATGTGCGCAATGTCACGATCATTGTGTATCAACCCAATGGCAGCGTGCTGGTGCGCTTCGAGCTGCTTCAGGCGTATCCGGTGAAATGGAGCGGGCCTCAGTTTGCAGGCAGTGGCGACGCTGTGGCGGTCGAAACCCTGGAACTGGCGCACGCCGGCTTTCTGCAAATCAGCCGCTGA
- a CDS encoding CheR family methyltransferase — MALEVNGEFPKEPLQDIELSLLLEAVYRVTGHDFRAYTTATIRRRVLHAVAEEGLGSISALQARTLHDPAAMQRLRETLAINVTEMFRDPTFFRALREQVLPLLRTHPFVRVWHAGCSTGEEVYSLAILLHEAGLLSRSRLYATDMHAPALQQARQGIYPLDKLAAHAENYALSGGQAEFRDYFTQQYGHARVKAFLRQPIIWGQHNLATDSSFNEFHLILCRNVMIYFTRPLQDHVQALLWESLMPFGVLGLGHHESLDFSPQAVRFEPLNLAEKLYRRVG; from the coding sequence GTGGCTCTCGAAGTGAACGGCGAGTTTCCCAAAGAGCCCCTGCAGGACATTGAGCTGTCGCTGCTGCTCGAAGCCGTGTACCGCGTGACCGGGCACGATTTCCGTGCCTACACCACCGCCACCATCCGCCGCCGGGTGCTGCACGCGGTGGCCGAGGAGGGCCTGGGCAGCATCAGCGCGCTGCAGGCGCGGACCCTGCATGACCCGGCCGCCATGCAGCGCCTGCGCGAAACGCTGGCCATCAATGTCACCGAGATGTTCCGCGACCCCACCTTCTTCCGGGCCCTGCGCGAACAGGTGCTGCCCCTGCTGCGCACCCACCCGTTTGTGCGGGTGTGGCACGCGGGCTGCTCCACGGGCGAGGAGGTGTATTCGCTGGCCATCTTGCTGCACGAAGCGGGGCTGCTCTCGCGCAGCCGCCTGTACGCCACCGATATGCACGCTCCGGCGCTGCAACAGGCGCGCCAGGGCATCTATCCGCTGGACAAGCTGGCGGCCCATGCAGAAAACTACGCGCTGTCGGGTGGACAGGCCGAATTCAGGGACTACTTTACCCAGCAGTACGGCCACGCCCGGGTCAAGGCGTTTCTGCGCCAGCCGATCATCTGGGGCCAGCACAACCTCGCCACCGATTCGTCGTTCAACGAGTTTCACCTGATTCTGTGCCGCAACGTGATGATCTATTTCACCCGCCCGCTGCAGGACCACGTGCAGGCCCTGCTGTGGGAAAGCCTGATGCCGTTTGGCGTGCTGGGCCTGGGCCACCACGAGAGCCTGGATTTCAGTCCGCAGGCGGTGCGTTTTGAGCCGCTGAATCTGGCGGAAAAACTCTACCGGCGGGTGGGGTGA
- a CDS encoding response regulator, whose amino-acid sequence MTTTDRLDAQAILQALNAYRRGDFSARLPLTWDGVEGRIAETFNDLVEESARIAQDVTRVGRAVGKEGNTKQRIPLGPTTGSWAALIENVNDLVDDLVWPTSEMTRVVTAVAHGDLSQTMATEVNGRPMQGQFLQIVTTLNTMVAQLNAFAGEVTRVAREVGTEGKLGGQANVEGVGGVWRDLTENVNFMANNLTGQVRNIADVTTAVANGDLSRKITVDARGEILELKNTINTMVDQLNAFASEVTRVAREVGTEGRLGGQADVRGVGGTWKDLTDNVNFMANNLTGQVRNIADVTTAVANGDLSRKITVDARGEILDLKNTINTMVDQLNAFASEVTRVAREVGTEGKLGGQAQVVGVGGTWKDLTENVNSMASNLTDQVRNIAFVTTAVANGDLSKKITVDVKGEILDLKNTVNTMVDQLNAFAGEVTRVAREVGTEGKLGGQADVRGVAGTWKDLTDNVNFMASNLTDQVRNIAFVTTAVANGDLSKKITVDVKGEILDLKNTVNIMVDQLNAFASEVTRVAREVGTEGKLGGQANVPGVGGTWKDLTENVNSMASNLTGQVRGIARVVTAVANGDLKKTLTLEAKGEIAELAETINSMIETLATFAQQVTGVAREVGVEGRLGGQASVPGASGTWKDLTDNVNQLAANLTTQVRAIADVATAVTAGDLTRSINLDARGELDALKDNINEMIVNLRETTEKNTEQDWLKTNLAKFTRMLQGQRDLLTVSRLILSELAPLVRARHGVFYTIEEDSTTLQLQASYAYRERKGLANRFMLGEGLVGQAALEQEMIVLTHVPDDYVQINSGLGAGAPRTIVVLPVVFEGQTKAVIELASFETFSATHLSFLEQFTESVGIVLNTIQATMRTETLLRQSQGMAQELQSQQEELRQTNEELEEKARLLADQNREVEHKNRQVESARHALEEKAAQLALTSKYKSEFLANMSHELRTPLNSLLLLAGQLREDPQGNLSEQQKAYAKTIFAAGNDLLSLINDILDLSKIESGTVNADPTQVSFARIREAVETTFAHLAAEKGVELRLDFSPQLPASLYTDDTRLLQILKNLLSNAFKFTAEGHVALEVAPAKGGWSPDQTALNSAPSVVAFRVADTGIGIAADKQRLIFEAFQQADGSTSRKYGGTGLGLAISRELARILGGEILLESTPGQGSRFTLYLPLRFQAPPEGRARPATTPLPPLAPAAPALPAPELAAPDTLVQDDRASLQPGDRILLIVEDDPAYAGVLLDLAHERGFMALVAGRGDQALHLAQTYRPAAVTLDLTLPDTNGWAVLDALKHDPQTRHIPVHIISGQEPSIVSRKLGALDHTTKAGTRQQLTDVFTNLEAFLARRVKRVLIVEDDETQRQSLEELIGDTDVETVAVTTGAAALEALQDAPFDCIVLDLHLPDMSGFDLMSTLHETPAYRAIPIIVYTAQDLTRAQETQLRRAAKSIILKDVRSPERLLDEVTLFLHRVEASLPEGKRQILAGARQQEPELHGKKVLLVDDDIRNIFALTAVLERHQMQIVTAENGREALAALEAHDDIDLVLMDVMMPELDGYETTRLIRRNPAYAALPIISLTAKAMPGDREQSIESGASDYISKPVNTAQLLSLLRVWLSK is encoded by the coding sequence CCCAGGACGTGACCCGGGTGGGCCGCGCCGTGGGCAAGGAAGGCAACACCAAGCAGCGCATTCCGCTGGGCCCCACCACCGGCAGCTGGGCCGCCCTGATCGAGAACGTGAACGATCTGGTGGACGACCTGGTCTGGCCCACGAGCGAGATGACGCGCGTGGTCACGGCCGTGGCCCACGGCGACCTGTCGCAGACCATGGCCACCGAGGTCAACGGCCGCCCCATGCAGGGCCAGTTCCTGCAGATCGTGACCACCCTGAACACCATGGTGGCCCAGCTGAACGCCTTTGCGGGCGAGGTGACGCGCGTGGCCCGTGAGGTGGGCACCGAAGGCAAGCTGGGCGGCCAGGCCAACGTGGAAGGCGTGGGCGGCGTGTGGCGTGACCTCACCGAGAACGTGAACTTCATGGCGAACAACCTGACCGGGCAGGTGCGCAACATTGCGGACGTGACCACGGCGGTGGCGAACGGCGACCTGAGCCGCAAGATCACCGTGGACGCCCGGGGCGAGATCCTGGAGCTGAAAAACACCATCAACACCATGGTGGACCAGCTCAACGCCTTTGCCAGCGAGGTGACGCGCGTGGCCCGCGAGGTGGGCACCGAGGGCCGCCTGGGCGGTCAGGCCGATGTGCGCGGCGTGGGGGGCACCTGGAAGGACCTCACCGACAACGTGAACTTCATGGCGAACAACCTGACCGGGCAGGTGCGCAACATTGCGGACGTGACCACGGCGGTGGCGAACGGCGACCTGAGCCGCAAGATCACCGTGGACGCCCGGGGCGAGATTCTGGACCTGAAAAACACCATCAACACCATGGTGGACCAGCTCAACGCCTTTGCCAGCGAGGTGACGCGCGTGGCCCGCGAGGTGGGCACCGAGGGCAAGCTGGGCGGGCAGGCGCAGGTGGTGGGTGTGGGCGGCACCTGGAAGGACCTCACGGAGAACGTGAACTCCATGGCTTCCAACCTCACCGACCAGGTGCGTAACATCGCCTTCGTGACCACCGCCGTGGCGAACGGCGACCTGAGCAAGAAGATCACCGTGGACGTCAAGGGTGAGATTCTGGACCTGAAAAACACCGTGAACACCATGGTGGACCAGCTCAACGCCTTTGCGGGCGAGGTCACCCGCGTGGCCCGTGAAGTGGGCACGGAAGGGAAGCTGGGCGGGCAGGCCGACGTGCGCGGGGTGGCCGGCACCTGGAAGGACCTCACGGACAACGTGAACTTCATGGCCTCCAACCTCACAGACCAGGTGCGTAACATCGCCTTTGTGACCACGGCCGTGGCAAACGGGGACCTGAGCAAGAAAATCACCGTGGATGTCAAGGGTGAGATTCTGGACCTGAAAAACACCGTGAACATCATGGTGGACCAGCTCAACGCCTTTGCCAGTGAGGTGACGCGCGTGGCCCGTGAAGTGGGCACCGAGGGCAAGCTGGGCGGGCAGGCCAACGTGCCCGGCGTGGGCGGCACCTGGAAGGACCTCACCGAGAACGTGAACTCCATGGCCTCGAACCTCACGGGGCAGGTGCGCGGCATTGCCCGCGTGGTGACGGCGGTGGCGAACGGCGACCTGAAAAAGACGCTGACCCTGGAAGCCAAGGGCGAGATTGCCGAGCTGGCCGAGACCATCAATTCCATGATCGAGACGCTGGCCACCTTCGCCCAGCAGGTGACCGGCGTGGCGCGCGAGGTGGGTGTGGAAGGCCGCCTGGGCGGGCAGGCCAGCGTGCCCGGCGCCAGCGGCACCTGGAAGGACCTGACCGACAACGTGAACCAGCTGGCGGCCAACCTGACCACCCAGGTGCGCGCCATTGCCGACGTGGCCACCGCCGTGACGGCCGGCGACCTCACCCGCTCGATCAATCTGGATGCCCGGGGCGAGCTGGACGCGCTGAAAGACAACATCAACGAGATGATTGTCAACCTGCGCGAGACCACCGAGAAGAACACCGAGCAGGACTGGCTGAAAACCAACCTCGCCAAGTTCACGCGGATGCTGCAGGGTCAGCGCGACCTGCTGACCGTCAGCCGCCTGATTCTCTCGGAGCTGGCGCCGCTGGTGCGTGCCCGGCACGGCGTCTTTTACACCATAGAAGAGGACAGCACCACCCTGCAGCTGCAGGCCAGCTACGCCTACCGCGAGCGCAAGGGGCTGGCCAACCGCTTCATGCTGGGCGAGGGCCTGGTGGGGCAGGCCGCGCTGGAACAGGAAATGATCGTCCTGACCCATGTGCCCGACGATTACGTGCAGATTAACTCCGGGCTGGGGGCGGGCGCGCCGCGCACCATCGTGGTGCTGCCGGTGGTGTTTGAAGGGCAGACCAAGGCCGTCATTGAACTGGCCTCCTTTGAAACCTTCAGCGCCACCCACCTGAGCTTCCTGGAGCAGTTCACCGAATCGGTGGGCATCGTGCTGAACACCATTCAGGCCACCATGCGCACAGAAACGTTGCTGCGCCAGTCGCAGGGCATGGCCCAGGAACTGCAGAGCCAGCAGGAAGAACTGCGCCAGACCAACGAGGAACTGGAAGAAAAGGCCCGGTTGCTGGCCGACCAGAACCGCGAGGTGGAGCACAAGAACCGGCAGGTGGAATCCGCCCGCCACGCCCTGGAAGAAAAGGCCGCGCAATTGGCCCTGACCAGCAAATACAAGAGCGAGTTCCTGGCGAACATGAGCCACGAACTGCGCACGCCTCTGAACAGCCTGCTGCTGCTGGCCGGGCAGCTGCGCGAGGACCCGCAGGGCAACCTCTCCGAGCAGCAGAAAGCCTACGCCAAGACCATCTTTGCGGCCGGCAACGATCTGCTGAGCCTCATCAACGACATCCTGGACCTCTCGAAGATCGAATCCGGCACCGTGAACGCCGACCCCACCCAGGTTTCCTTCGCGCGCATCCGGGAAGCGGTCGAGACCACCTTTGCTCACCTGGCCGCCGAAAAGGGCGTCGAACTGCGCCTGGACTTCAGCCCGCAGCTGCCGGCCAGCCTGTACACCGACGACACCCGCCTGCTGCAGATTCTGAAAAACCTGCTGTCCAACGCCTTTAAATTCACGGCAGAGGGCCACGTGGCGCTGGAGGTGGCCCCGGCCAAGGGTGGCTGGAGCCCCGACCAGACGGCGCTGAATAGCGCCCCCAGCGTGGTCGCCTTCCGTGTGGCCGATACCGGCATCGGCATTGCGGCCGATAAGCAGCGCCTGATTTTCGAGGCGTTTCAGCAGGCCGACGGCTCCACCAGCCGCAAGTACGGCGGCACCGGCCTGGGGCTGGCCATCAGCCGCGAACTGGCGCGCATTCTGGGCGGCGAGATTCTGCTGGAGAGCACCCCCGGCCAGGGCAGCCGCTTTACCCTGTACCTGCCGCTGCGCTTTCAGGCCCCGCCTGAAGGGCGCGCGCGCCCGGCCACCACGCCCCTGCCGCCCCTGGCCCCGGCCGCCCCGGCCCTGCCTGCCCCCGAGCTGGCCGCGCCAGACACGCTGGTGCAGGACGACCGCGCCTCGCTGCAACCCGGCGACCGCATCCTGCTGATCGTGGAAGATGACCCCGCTTACGCGGGCGTGCTGCTGGACCTCGCGCACGAGCGCGGCTTCATGGCGCTGGTGGCCGGGCGCGGCGATCAGGCGCTGCACCTCGCGCAGACCTACCGCCCGGCGGCCGTCACCCTGGACCTCACGCTGCCTGACACCAACGGCTGGGCGGTGCTGGACGCCCTGAAGCACGACCCCCAGACCCGGCACATTCCGGTGCATATCATTTCCGGGCAGGAGCCCAGCATCGTCAGCCGCAAACTGGGCGCGCTGGACCACACCACCAAGGCCGGCACCCGGCAGCAGCTGACCGACGTGTTTACCAACCTCGAAGCCTTCCTGGCCCGCCGGGTCAAGCGCGTGCTGATCGTGGAGGACGACGAGACGCAGCGTCAGAGCCTGGAAGAGCTGATTGGCGATACCGATGTGGAGACTGTGGCGGTGACCACCGGGGCCGCTGCCCTGGAGGCCCTGCAGGACGCGCCGTTTGACTGCATCGTGCTGGACCTGCACCTGCCCGACATGAGCGGCTTTGACCTGATGAGCACCCTGCACGAGACGCCCGCCTACCGCGCCATTCCGATCATCGTGTACACCGCCCAGGACCTCACGCGCGCCCAGGAAACGCAGCTGCGTAGGGCCGCCAAGTCCATCATCCTGAAAGACGTGCGCTCACCCGAGCGCCTGCTGGACGAGGTGACCCTGTTCCTGCACCGCGTGGAGGCCAGCCTGCCCGAGGGCAAACGCCAGATTCTGGCTGGCGCGCGCCAGCAGGAACCTGAACTGCACGGCAAGAAGGTGCTACTGGTGGACGACGACATCCGCAACATCTTTGCGCTGACGGCGGTGCTGGAGCGCCACCAGATGCAGATTGTCACCGCCGAGAACGGACGCGAGGCCCTGGCCGCCCTGGAGGCCCATGACGACATTGATCTGGTGCTGATGGACGTGATGATGCCGGAACTCGACGGCTACGAAACCACGCGCCTGATTCGCCGCAACCCGGCCTATGCGGCCTTACCCATCATCTCGCTGACTGCCAAGGCCATGCCCGGCGACCGCGAGCAGTCCATCGAATCCGGGGCCAGCGACTACATCAGCAAGCCGGTCAATACCGCGCAGCTGCTCTCCCTGCTGCGGGTGTGGCTCTCGAAGTGA